In a genomic window of Gossypium arboreum isolate Shixiya-1 chromosome 9, ASM2569848v2, whole genome shotgun sequence:
- the LOC108455699 gene encoding uncharacterized protein LOC108455699 isoform X3, which translates to MEQDKLDYVLVPLGLLLLSLYHLWLLCTIIKHPTRTVIGLNAQSRHQWVVSMMSDPLKNGVLAVQTIRNNIMASTLLATIAITLSSLISVFVSSSSDSGNTSSEIVFGNKTRLLSSIKYFSILLCFLVAFLCNVQSIRYYAHVSFLVTLSSPIDDMETVEYVARNLNRGSYFWSLGLRAFYLSFSLLLWIFGPIPMFLCSCMMSFLLYFLDTTSSFTRQLHRHSFNENSLKADDLESISLLS; encoded by the exons ATGGAACAAGATAAGTTGGATTACGTACTGGTTCCATTGGGACTGCTGCTGCTTTCTCTCTATCATCTATGGCTTCTTTGCACCATTATCAAGCATCCTACAAGGACTGTCATCGGCTTAAATGCCCAGTCTCGTCACCAATGGGTTGTCTCCATGATGTCT GATCCGTTGAAAAATGGTGTTCTAGCAGTACAAACAATACGCAACAACATAATGGCGTCGACACTTTTGGCCACGATAGCAATCACTCTCAGTTCACTGATTAGTGTTTTCGTTAGCAGCAGCTCAGACTCTGGCAACACAAGCTCCGAAATAGTTTTTGGGAACAAGACTCGGCTACTGTCTTCCATCAAGTATTTTTCCATCTTGTTGTGTTTCCTTGTTGCTTTTCTTTGCAATGTGCAGTCTATTAGATACTACGCCCATGTAAGCTTCTTGGTCACGCTCTCTTCACCCATAGACGACATGGAGACTGTTGAGTATGTTGCAAGAAACTTAAACAGAGGAAGTTATTTCTGGTCACTTGGACTGCGAGCCTTCTACTTATCCTTCTCTCTATTGCTATGGATCTTTGGGCCTATACCCATGTTTCTTTGCAGCTGCATGATGTCTTTCCTTCTCTATTTCTTGGACACAACAAGCAGTTTCACACGTCAACTTCATCGCCACTCGTTCAATGAGAATTCGTTGAAAGCTGATGATCTCGAATCTATTAGTCTATTATC GTAA
- the LOC108455699 gene encoding uncharacterized protein LOC108455699 isoform X2: protein MASLHHYQASYKDCHRLKCPVSSPMGCLHDDPLKNGVLAVQTIRNNIMASTLLATIAITLSSLISVFVSSSSDSGNTSSEIVFGNKTRLLSSIKYFSILLCFLVAFLCNVQSIRYYAHVSFLVTLSSPIDDMETVEYVARNLNRGSYFWSLGLRAFYLSFSLLLWIFGPIPMFLCSCMMSFLLYFLDTTSSFTRQLHRHSFNENSLKADDLESISLLSEKYSVEEMNFHCPLLHADSNSSTTSNHC from the exons ATGGCTTCTTTGCACCATTATCAAGCATCCTACAAGGACTGTCATCGGCTTAAATGCCCAGTCTCGTCACCAATGGGTTGTCTCCATGAT GATCCGTTGAAAAATGGTGTTCTAGCAGTACAAACAATACGCAACAACATAATGGCGTCGACACTTTTGGCCACGATAGCAATCACTCTCAGTTCACTGATTAGTGTTTTCGTTAGCAGCAGCTCAGACTCTGGCAACACAAGCTCCGAAATAGTTTTTGGGAACAAGACTCGGCTACTGTCTTCCATCAAGTATTTTTCCATCTTGTTGTGTTTCCTTGTTGCTTTTCTTTGCAATGTGCAGTCTATTAGATACTACGCCCATGTAAGCTTCTTGGTCACGCTCTCTTCACCCATAGACGACATGGAGACTGTTGAGTATGTTGCAAGAAACTTAAACAGAGGAAGTTATTTCTGGTCACTTGGACTGCGAGCCTTCTACTTATCCTTCTCTCTATTGCTATGGATCTTTGGGCCTATACCCATGTTTCTTTGCAGCTGCATGATGTCTTTCCTTCTCTATTTCTTGGACACAACAAGCAGTTTCACACGTCAACTTCATCGCCACTCGTTCAATGAGAATTCGTTGAAAGCTGATGATCTCGAATCTATTAGTCTATTATC GGAGAAATATTCTGTGGAAGAAATGAACTTTCATTGCCCTCTACTACATGCTGACTCCAATTCTTCCACAACCTCAAATCACTGCTAA
- the LOC108455699 gene encoding uncharacterized protein LOC108455699 isoform X1, with amino-acid sequence MEQDKLDYVLVPLGLLLLSLYHLWLLCTIIKHPTRTVIGLNAQSRHQWVVSMMSDPLKNGVLAVQTIRNNIMASTLLATIAITLSSLISVFVSSSSDSGNTSSEIVFGNKTRLLSSIKYFSILLCFLVAFLCNVQSIRYYAHVSFLVTLSSPIDDMETVEYVARNLNRGSYFWSLGLRAFYLSFSLLLWIFGPIPMFLCSCMMSFLLYFLDTTSSFTRQLHRHSFNENSLKADDLESISLLSEKYSVEEMNFHCPLLHADSNSSTTSNHC; translated from the exons ATGGAACAAGATAAGTTGGATTACGTACTGGTTCCATTGGGACTGCTGCTGCTTTCTCTCTATCATCTATGGCTTCTTTGCACCATTATCAAGCATCCTACAAGGACTGTCATCGGCTTAAATGCCCAGTCTCGTCACCAATGGGTTGTCTCCATGATGTCT GATCCGTTGAAAAATGGTGTTCTAGCAGTACAAACAATACGCAACAACATAATGGCGTCGACACTTTTGGCCACGATAGCAATCACTCTCAGTTCACTGATTAGTGTTTTCGTTAGCAGCAGCTCAGACTCTGGCAACACAAGCTCCGAAATAGTTTTTGGGAACAAGACTCGGCTACTGTCTTCCATCAAGTATTTTTCCATCTTGTTGTGTTTCCTTGTTGCTTTTCTTTGCAATGTGCAGTCTATTAGATACTACGCCCATGTAAGCTTCTTGGTCACGCTCTCTTCACCCATAGACGACATGGAGACTGTTGAGTATGTTGCAAGAAACTTAAACAGAGGAAGTTATTTCTGGTCACTTGGACTGCGAGCCTTCTACTTATCCTTCTCTCTATTGCTATGGATCTTTGGGCCTATACCCATGTTTCTTTGCAGCTGCATGATGTCTTTCCTTCTCTATTTCTTGGACACAACAAGCAGTTTCACACGTCAACTTCATCGCCACTCGTTCAATGAGAATTCGTTGAAAGCTGATGATCTCGAATCTATTAGTCTATTATC GGAGAAATATTCTGTGGAAGAAATGAACTTTCATTGCCCTCTACTACATGCTGACTCCAATTCTTCCACAACCTCAAATCACTGCTAA